TAATAAACAACTAATCCTGATTAAACATGAAGAAGAAGTATTTTTTACctacttaacttttttttaattttttataatatgtgttttaagaatattaataattaagataTAACAACATAATATGAgttaaaagaaacaaatccacctgAGTAGTTATTATAATACACTTTATGccaagatgatttatgactttgacctttgaccttttgacaggttgaacttccggtaaccttatgatggatgggcgggatAAAAGagttcaagggttaacctatgacctttcacacatcgatcatgtggttttgacagaaagttttaccctattgacctagttagttctaaatcatggttttgacggctagtttaaacggaagatgaaagactcctcacgcatcgatcatgcggttttgacagaaagttttaccctattgacctgttagttctaagttaaaacggtatatgaaagactccccaaccatcgatcatgcggttttgacagaagttgtttgaagtttgtgtcagttagcttgtttgaagtttaccacagttatacggttatgtgtgtgtggttatacggtttctccccctcccattacgtttatgagcggtgtataaatggggtctgtgtgtcctataatttatatatataaaacaattaaagattgaaaaacatttcagttatataatttatataatctaaaacacattttaattatttcacatttatatataaaacattatataatttatataatctacaacacattttaattatttcacatttatatatataaaacattatatagtttatataatatacataatctaaaaacaatttaactaaggttgaaaaaacattccgttcttttaaaaaaaaggttataaattaaaccgtataaaaaaatatactgaaaccgactgtttcagataaaacaagatcttttttttttctttttctttttttagagagcaggaaagagatgttttcacatCACCTTCCTGACCTGCAAGTATTCACAGCGTCTTCGTGTGCACGCTACACTTCACTTTCTTCCgaatttactaaccaatcataatatcttcaaagccatttttaattaaaaccaaacgtatctcacacgggagtaccatgattttgacagttttctgacggttcacctatgaattacggcTGGTGCGCgtctagcatctcttgtaccccctttctctctctccctctctctccctctaatgcctgtgtacacacattcgtctccaagtcttattttcttcttttaatgaatataaacacattatacattcacaaacaatataaaacaaaacatttacattagttttgttcatcactaaaaaatatacattttaccaggatcggggaatatataattgaacagaatgaagaatatggtctattgaggaacccggacgtgtcattgacacaattcagttaaattcatttcacattatttgttgcaagacattttctatattatatttaaaaccttttatatccatctttatatcatatctttttcaaaaagctgtttaattatttattttaaccgtacacctacagtaccaccatacaataaaatgctgcatgcacgtacacttttaagcgatctgaattatgactagcctataaatttcatcataagccacacgtaccttgttatatcactataatatccacggcgctatacaaatttgtattctgataaaccatataaacaagcggacatacgcgtggacatatcaagttaaaaagagacttatctctattttaaacaatattaaattatatatgacggcatgttactaaaccggaacatacattttaaacaagtattcatcgtttttataaaacacatcgcagtaacagacatgttactaaaccaaaacaaataattttatcatacattttttttaatcatgtattcaatcaatacttatacaacatatacaaacacattttaaacatattttaaacaaaaactaatcataaacacagccttctcaaaattacagacatgtacaatcatgctgatcacatattatgggatattcagacttttagccactaatacgttttaggataatgaaaaacaccaacgtctgaggggtgtcaaaatatctccagtccccaaaacccactcagtctccaggggttaaagaatatggaaataaataattatataatgacatcgggctactaaagcaattcattaaacaaaacaaggtattcaacatttaagttaatcaaacttaaaaaacacaccatactcttctttttttttaaaagataacttattttaaatgtgatagcatagtatatatacaataaacatttctgatgatacatataaaaaattatcccttacagttttagaccggtgagagatgtccaaacattaatgaaatatccccaaaataaaataatacgacttataaaataacataaaaatgattaaatcataaacagaatctcacaggtcctcgtagtgaaatgtatgtgagacccgaggggctgcttcacacacaccccgcgcaggcgagggtggagttccagaccacATGATCAAAGTGTACATTAGAATGGATAGAATGGTGTACAtagaatggtgtacattatttcaaagctagcattaatgtaatgttttttaataatcagtacccccagtacatctgatgtccgttgattcttaattcaacaaaatgatgatatgtattacctaaaatattttatataatattatataataaaaaattatttatatcatattatatcatatatcatatatatgattatattatattagatgcgtcatgcattaatcactttagattctttaaagttcttatttttagcaacattttcaaagttttcataccatctctctctctctctctatctctctctacctcacaccccacacacacacacacacacacactctccccccccctctctctctcacacacacactctctctctctcctctctctatctctctctcacacacacacacaccacacacacacacacacacacatacctacttAACCACAATGTGAGGACGTATGACTGGAAACCCTACCTTTAGGGACACCCCTTTCTGAAGGGTCTAGAGACTAAAGAAAGATATGACTGCACTTCTGGAGAAGCTGTCATCACAAATATCACttgatttgatcaataaaagcctTCCTTAAAGACCTGACATTTTACCTTCACTTTagggacattattttatatgtCGCTTTTGGGGACATTAAACACAAACTCTGATCAAGTCATACTTTGAGGACCATGGTGATACACAAACTCTGGTTAAGGTATACTTTCAGGACATTGTTGAGatggtatatattatttatcctaAGAAGACAGAAGtagaatattacaattcaaagttCCAATACTGGACAGTGAAATCAAGCTAGTGCAAAGATACAGGTGTGAGAGAGTAAACTGGGTTTCTTCTTTTCAGCAAGATCACTGTAAATGGGTAGCCTACatgttttgtctgatttgtaGCTTGAGATCAAGTGCCTTTGGCTGCTCAGTTGGGGAATGACAATTAacattcagaaatgttattgaCTTGACTGATTGACTATCAGAAGCAAAAGATGAAcagaattgagctgaataataacactattttctttaatttcaacTGCAAAACAGCTCTACATTAGTCCATTTCATAATTGTTGACATTTGCaagttattttatgtgtgtgaagCTCCTTTGAAACCATCTGTATTGTATCAtgcgctatagaaataaaacgGACTTCACTTCATGGCAGAGAACCTTTCACTGACCGAATCTGCATCCCTCTAGTTAATTTAGCATCGACTGTAAACTAATCATTATCACAAAAACATCTTAAGGAGTTTTCCTCACCAGAGTCATCTTTGGCTACACACTGGGGTTTTAAGACATTAGGCATGTTCCTCTGTAAAGTGTAGTAATTGTCAAAAAaactctatacaaataaaaatagtgatacACACTCTCCGATTAAATGAcgcctttggggactctagcgacacacactCTCGCGAttaatgaccctttggggactctagtgacaacacacacactccgattaaatgacttttggggactctagcgacacacacactcgattaaatgaccctttggggactctactgacacacacacactccgattaaatgaccgtttggggactctagtgacacacacacactccgattaaatgaccgtttggggactctagtgacacacacacactccgattaaatgactctttggggactcgagtgacacacacactccgattaaatgactctttggggactcgagtgacacacacactcgattaaatgactcttggggactcgagtgacacacacactccgattaaatgactctttgggggactcaagtgacacacacactcccgattaaatgactctttggggactcgagtgacacacacacttccgattaaatgactctttggggactctgattaaatgactctttaatATTAAACAGTCTTGGACACATTGTGTTGAAAGTGCACATTGCAGTTAATGACAgaacttcaaaaaaaattttttaaagaacaacaatgaaaaatcaaTTAACTTGGAGGTGGAATGATTCTCACTGCCCAACTATCCTCTGTACTTCCATCCACCCTTCTTCAAAATCTCTCTTACTTCctcttacattctctcctcctctTTAACTCTACTCTCCTCTTCACTCCTCCCTCTCTTTATCCTTTAACTCTACTCCTCCCTCTTCACTCCTCCCTCTCTTTATCCTCTTTAACTCTACTCCTCACTCTTTTTACCCGCTTTACTCCTCCCTCTCTTTATCCTCTTTACATTTACTCCCTCTATTCCTCCCTTATATTAGCTGTGCTGGACATGGGCTGTGGCTGGATGTAACCGATTGGTGAGAGTTGCCGTGTGCAGACGAgagaagctgaaaactgagatgtgATGTCAGACACTTTCTGCTTCCTGTAGTGATGCTCAGGCTAAGTTTGCATACTTTACTACAGCTGAAGTGGAATAAacgcattattttccaaatacagataattcagagacattttcattcaatacatgcactactgtttgtacaagaataaagttcaaaataagccTAAATACCAGTGAAGTGGGGTCTATCGCAACTACATGAAAAGAGCTTTTAACTGTTATAAAGAACAGATGTGATCCTTAGTGGAACTGAAGGTGTGAGAAGAAAAATGAAACACACGTGATCATTGTCAAGCAGTGTACTCTGCCAATCGTGGATTAGCTGTGTCATCATCAGAGCTCGTGAGTCGCTCTAGAGAATCTGCTCTGGTTGAGTCCTCCTGCTCTCCAATCACTCTAGTTGTACTCTGTTGCCTTATGGCACAGTCACGGGCGTCGCTGTCTGAAGTCGGACACAAGTTCTAACCGTCAAGAACTGCTCAAGTTAGCCGCTGATCGTTCTGTGCAACACTGCATGAAGTCCAACAAGCCTAATGCTCTCCTCCCCTCTCTCTTTACGTCccccttacattctctcctccctctttacgtcccccttacattctctcctccctctttacattctctcctccctctttacgtcccctttacattctctcctccctctttacattctctcctccctctttacgtcccctttacattctctcctccctctttacattctctcctccctctttaacgtcccctttacattctctcctccctctttacattctctcctccctctttacgtccccgttacattctctcctccctctttacattctctcctccctctttacgtcccctttacattctcgtcctccctctttacgtccccgttacattctctcctccctctttacgtcccctttacattctctcctccctctttaacattctctcctccctctttacgtccctcttacattctctcctccctctttacgtcccctttacattctctcctcctctttacgtccccgttacattctctcctccctctttacattctctcctccctctttacgtcccctttacattctctcctccctctttacgtcccctttacattctctcctccctcttacgtcccctttacattctctcctccctctttacattatctcctccctctttacgtcccctttacattatctcctccctctttacgtcccctttacattctctcctccctctttacgtccccgttacattctctcctccctctttacgtcccctttacattctctcctccctctttatgtccccgttacaatctctcctccctctttacattctctcctccctctttacgtcccctttacattctctcctccctctttacattctctcctccctctttacatctcctttacattctctcctccctctttacgtcccagttacattctctcctccctctttacgtcccctttacattctctcctccctctttacgtcccctttacattctttcctccctctttacgtcccctttacattctctcctccctctttacgtcccctttacattctctcctccctctttacgtcccctttacattctctcctccctctttacgtccccttacattctctcctccctctttacgtcccagttacattctctcctccctctttacgtcccctttacattctctcctccctctttacatcccctttacattctctcctccctctttacgtccccttacATGCTCTTCTACTTTACGTTTGTATTTAGgcttatgttgaactttattcttgtacaaaCAGACACTGTATCAAGCAGTGCatgtattgaatgaaaatgtctccgaaatatctgtgtatttggaaaataatgcattttttctacTTCAGCTGTGGTAAAGTATGCAAACAGCGCGAGCGTCTCTTAATTTTAATGTCTacacctttatcttaatttcttttaatttagctccatttcttacgaaaagagcataatgtgcaaagtgttgaagtgtttgtgcctccctacaaaccaccctttcttttaggagtcgtgatcctgttccgcacataatttttcacaccagTCCATGTTCGCTGCTTCAAAGATTCTGGCTCTGCATCACTACGGGAAGCAGAAAGTGTCTGACATcacatctcagttttcagcttctcTCTTCTGCACACAGCAACTCTCACCAATCGGTTAGATCCAGCCACAGCCCATGTCCAGCACAGCTATTCACTCTTCCCTTTTTTATCATCTTTACATTCTCCCCTCCCTCTATGACAGAAATATCAAAAAGTTTAACATGACATTTCATCCAACTATATTGTAACTGAACAAAGAAAATTGACTCTTACTATCCTCTACTTCTTCATTAACCTTCTTATACTCtaacttttcactttatattCTGTTTCATTCCATCCACAAAATATTTCTACACCTTTATCCTCAATTCTTTTAATTTAGCTCCATTTCCTACAAAAAGAGCATAATGTGcaaagtgttgaagtgtttgtccctccctacaaaccaccctttcttttaagagtcgtgatcctgttccgcacataatttttcacaccagTCCATGTTCGCTGCGTAAAGCTTCTGGCTCTGCGTGAATGCATCTTTCACAGTCTTGCTTACCAGGAACTTTGCATGTCTTGATGAAACTCATCATGTGTCTCTCTACTGCTTTTACCTCACTGTCCTCCCATTTCTTTTTTGGAGCATTTGAAGAacctatgaaataattaaaaagtaaattctcATTACACATTCTCATTACAACTAAATCGGTGAGTAAAGAGCAAATCAAGACTGTGTTcccaatgcataatttttttttttaatttgtctggATATTGCTGCATGGAgccaattcatgtttatttgattattgttgTTTGTGCAATGTAGAGATTTTTCTTACCTTGATCCTCCTGTGAAACAGCTTGATCAGATTGAACAGGTTGATCAGTCTGTACTGGTGCTGGTGCTGTCGTCTGAGAGAGGTCACTGGAATCCTCCTCATCACTTGACATGGAATCACCTTGGGCCTCAAGTTgctcttaataattaattaacgaAAAATGAACACTTTATTGCTTATACCTAGTATCTGTGACATGAATATATACATTGTTTTGCAAATATGTAcagcacagatacacacagagcaTGTATACTCATACCATTTGGGTCAATTTCAATGTCATCAAGTTTCTTTCCTTTGTAGTCAGACAGTGTTCCTTTCTCCATGGCCATTAGGACTTTACTCATTTTAGCCAGCTGCAGTGTTCCCTCTGGTAACCGATAATACTGTCTGTGGATTCGGATATCGTGACCAAGGAAATCAGCCAGTTGGTCTGCTTCATTCTCATTAAGGTTAAGAATTTTAGACATGGTTGCTATGTGTTTCCTGAGCCTAGTTGATGACAGTGCTTCAGGGTTCTTTATGCCACATTCACAAGCAGCTTTGTTGATGCACTCTCCTCCTCTGTAGGCAGgcgaggatgatgagggctgcacaggCGAGGTTGAAGGTGACGTGGGTGACTTGGACTTTGGAGTggctacagaaaaaaagagactggCCGCCTGGCCCACACGAAAACAAGGATAAATATCTGAAGGGCCTTAAATGTAGTCacacaatgctgatgttgttaacattaacaatttgagAACAAAGTATAGTTTGCacggtttgatgtgatatgataaTTGATAAGCGATTGTTAGATTTAAAGGTGGGGTATGTAATTctcttttttgtccattttttcaaaatcacttgaaatCCTATTCCTAACCCACTTACAGCCACTGAGTTAGAAGCACTGAAATGAAAAGTAAGCAATTTAATCATCTGTGGAACAGGCAGGACTCGAAAAACTCCAGCCAATCATTTCCAAAACTACCTAGAATCATTAGACAGTAACTGCGTCAATCAAACGGTCGTACCATACCCCTCCCCATCATGTCCATGTTCTTCGAATGGGTGGAGTCAAAGGAAAGAAGGTAAGACCATAGGAGTTGTGTATTTTCAAAATCTCCCGGCCGTTTTGCAAATCACATACCCCACCTTTCATCAGCGCGATTTACTGcaatgctttttttccccttagttggtcagaacaaaagtggATGTTACTTGTTCCAGTGTCATTTTCCAGTGAACATTCTTCTGTTGGTCATGACTCATACTTCCAAAAAGCAAATCTGTGATTGCAAATGACAGTATCCACACCGACACGATGTGATTGACAGCAGCGCGTTCTCCTCAAAACATTGGATTCATTCGCACTGTGCCGTGTTAAAGCACAACCCATGTAAAGTTGATAGTTCCACGAATGACTGCAATTGCAGATTTCGAACAGAAATGGCGACAAAGACGAAAAACTAGGACTGCAGCGTTAaataatttcttgtttgttttttttaattgtgagtacataaatacatttcaaatgacacGGGTGCTTGATGAAGTCGATATGCACCTACAAATCAACTTAAACCAAACCATTCTATGGTTTGCCAGCAATAaagatattttctatttgaacaccTGAGCACCAGCTAATAGTGGTTTACTGTGTTGCGTGTTCATTATTTTGGGGGCGGAGCAATGAAGGGAGGggtgtgtttgtttgggtgtcgatttcaaatattaagtgtttctcagaaatcacttATTGCATTTTTAACTAGCTGGCAGTAAACATCAGTAGATAGTTGCTGCATGTTTAAGATGGTTACCGTTTTATTCCTTGATGTTCTTGCTTTGCCTGACTGCTTATGAGGACCATTGCTGTTTACCTTGTCCAGTTCAGGAGAGGAAACAGAAGCTGCACAATGGGGCTAGATGtcagaaaagaaaccagtgaatatcaaaatatcagaatatttgtaaaggacaaaaaaaacttgttaatGTTCATTCCTCTAGCTGTCCTATACTTTATATATCATTCCACACAGAACTCTATGCTGAAAGAGTCAATAATATAGAATAATGATACAGATGTTTTAAAGTGGACTTACGGATTTATGCAGGCGCAAACTGCTGGCTGGCTTTTTATCAGTGGATTCTGCTGATGCTTTATTCAAAGTCTTGAGAAATATGAGACCACAATCACATGGTAACTAATCAGAATTAGAGTAAAAAATTATCATGAATTACTGATCAATCTCTTTAGCATTTTATTGATAGTACCTTGACTCGCCATGGCCAATCTGAGTCTCCATAATTGTAAGTGATTTCCTCTCCTGGTAGAATGTCTCGtacagcaaacagacacaggtgaGGTTTTCTGCTCACTTCAACGGTTCTCATTTTGCAAGTAGGATTTCTGGTCTCATCGTTTGCAAGTCTTCCCAAAGACGAGTCTTCTTTAGATGCATCCatgctataaaaacataaaatgaacactCAATACTTATAATCTTAGTATATATGCTAGACATGTACAGTTATTTTTACAAGTGGTTCTGAACTCCAGTCCTGGGAACCCACCGCTCTGCATATGCTGTATGTCTCGTGTTTTAATCCACCTGATTGAGATGAGGAGTTCATCATCAGAACATGGCTCTATGAACTCATTTGAGTGCATCAGGTGAAGGAGACATACAGAACCTGCAGAGGAGGGTctcagaaccactgatctatatgatAGTGTACTGCAATGTATGGTAATGTACAGCTCtcagataaaagcatctaaaaGTTACCATGTTGTTCTCTTTAGGGAATACAGGGGgaattttttttgatgactcaaaGAAACTACACTCCGTACTCTATGTCAGTTCATGGTGAATTTGAAGTATTAGGGTGTGTTCACATCTGGCATGTTTTTTTAGGCTGTTAATGTGGTTCATCTGAATAAATGTGAAAGCTGCTATTTGAAACCTGGTGCGACCAAACAAGCGGACCGAGACGCTGAAAAGAAGGGTCTCAGTTGGCTTCCAAATGAACTCTGGTGCAGttcaaatgaaatatgaacataacATGGACCAGAGACAtgtaaataaaccaaaaacaggAATATGTGACCCTAAAAAGGACAGACTGGTCAATCATAACTTAGGTTCAACGATAGAAATGCCAATCTGAACACTAAGCGTATCTGGACCAAAAGAAACGAGCGAACAGAACTACAGGCATGAACTAAGTATCTTACAGTTCCAGATATTTTAGCATACCTACTACATCAATCCAACAGTTCTGTACTCACCACCAATTTTTGCCATGCCACTGAAAATCAAACAGGAACGTGTTCTCAGCTTCAGTGTAGTGTCCAGTTCGGTCCAGACTCTCCTGTGAACTCAGAAGTTCACCTCTGTATTCAAGAACAAAATCACCTCTGAAAAAAGCTCCAGTGGTGAAAACTCCACGCCCTGAAGAGGAGAAATACATTAGCTTCAGTTTCtttaatgtcaaatattattttgattcttACTAAAAGTTCTCTACCATATGATGTACATTATATGATGTAGAAGGGAAATTACTGAAGGAAAATAGTCAGCCAGGCTAATCTCAAAGCATGctttgcttttcatacttttaagtcttaaaattatacagttaaaattac
The Carassius auratus strain Wakin unplaced genomic scaffold, ASM336829v1 scaf_tig00214894, whole genome shotgun sequence genome window above contains:
- the LOC113093124 gene encoding uncharacterized protein LOC113093124 produces the protein MDASKEDSSLGRLANDETRNPTCKMRTVEVSRKPHLCLFAVRDILPGEEITYNYGDSDWPWRVKTLNKASAESTDKKPASSLRLHKSPHCAASVSSPELDKVNSNGPHKQSGKARTSRNKTAASLFFSVATPKSKSPTSPSTSPVQPSSSSPAYRGGECINKAACECGIKNPEALSSTRLRKHIATMSKILNLNENEADQLADFLGHDIRIHRQYYRLPEGTLQLAKMSKVLMAMEKGTLSDYKGKKLDDIEIDPNEQLEAQGDSMSSDEEDSSDLSQTTAPAPVQTDQPVQSDQAVSQEDQGSSNAPKKKWEDSEVKAVERHMMSFIKTCKVPGKQDCERCIHAEPEALRSEHGLV